The following proteins come from a genomic window of Manduca sexta isolate Smith_Timp_Sample1 chromosome 2, JHU_Msex_v1.0, whole genome shotgun sequence:
- the LOC115450513 gene encoding uncharacterized protein LOC115450513, with product MWIRLCVAVAVTCRIFAQHVDTRVRQRDGSFEWGWQLTPPGEGVGTGTAGHYYVKLPQSEQRVRYAADGSGYHGAVVVNTTDDHHTHTSNVAVGQRALELNEQQEPDMYLSPPKPSPQTQHHTSQPVDIYLLQHQYTSDEPDLVQIPPSPTFLTPNLTPLYNIRTNHPQNAKSDATEENSKPLRKEVDREPQPTVRVFKNCTHSSKLAKETVSEIRKTKDFYAEVPSYDTRDISGNFGAKEEPKRHITYRGAVHYRVETPRPHARNERFYYTTDRIPTVTENVINVTQEGIDKLVASTQDLISNEDLLRINHAIEKYISDTNDDIIKPKSRFTVRAQQNNFGEKTAASHVSVQQKVENIVKGDIELSDTDKSNNQVLQTDSGNYKFVTPIIVQDSPYNNAKEQIVNNLVSTMVPYIANGYEIIGVRDTFENTTYVDTEGATEEIVKVTPRPVSQNYLAPITVALRLLNANDSEDLDPPADSVEDHEPSDSELIADTVEVPKKEKTIVEIQESIPVEITHINDVEVHEYLDEGRSSKGPFDVAQSLYNKYIEALKWKKAQEDANNAVNNNDYENDNGEKDDDYKDSKENLETSENMQTEVEVKPAEDASNERSEYVQYYNDYNSDNQKIIQPIIIEKEVPVTKFVDRFIERQVPYPERVEVPVPVDRPVPVAVPVEKVVEKPVEVTRYVDKPYPVEISRPYPVEVKVPYPVEQKIYVDRPVHIPYPVEKVVEKQILQPVPIPTPVGIPVEIQVPVEHKVLYPITVEKRVPVAVEVEKPVPVEKIVHKEVRVPYPVEKKVPYPVPYETKVPVPYPVEKKIHVPVEKIVEKPVTVTKIVEKPVHIEVPRPVAVPVHVPHPYPVDRIVEKKVPYPVPVDRIVEKKVPVQVPYPVEKIVEKIVEKPVVVTKYIDKPYPVERRVPYPVEKVVEKKVPYPVQVPVEIKVPYPVEKIVEKPVHIPVHVYHYMQETDESRNNYQYQKPGVQNQARAQSQLQALTQYYQLLKERQKPNIQSTHWGNYASNFQNNTNKPDLKKAQTLTNYINYLTNSQYNPYQNYAQQNQNQINEKNKNYVLELKLRRTDRVPKMTNLRIEYGGFKPPLIPSTEVDLDGIPINKEI from the exons AGAGTCCGCCAACGCGACGGGAGTTTCGAGTGGGGCTGGCAGCTGACCCCGCCAGGCGAGGGAGTCGGGACTGGCACCGCTGGACATTATTACGTAAAATTACCACAG TCGGAGCAGCGAGTCCGGTACGCGGCTGATGGTAGTGGCTACCACGGCGCGGTGGTGGTCAACACCACTGATGACCATCACACACATACCAGCAACGTAGCCGTTGGACAAAGAGCCCTGGAGCTCAATGAACAacag GAACCTGATATGTACCTCAGCCCGCCGAAGCCAAGCCCTCAGACCCAACATCACACCAGCCAACCAGTCGACATCTATCTGTTGCAGCATCAGTACACATCGGACGAACCTGATTTGGTACAGATACCTCCCTCGCCCACATTCCTCACCCCTAACCTAACCCCCCTCTATAACATAAGAACAAACCACCCCCAAAACGCGAAATCCGACGCAACTGAAGAAAACTCGAAACCTCTTCGcaaagaggtagacagagaACCCCAACCTACAGTGCGAGTATTTAAGAATTGCACCCACAGCTCTAAACTTGCGAAGGAAACTGTAAGTGAAATTCGTAAAACTAAAGATTTTTATGCAGAAGTCCCGTCTTACGACACTAGAGATATTTCGGGAAACTTCGGAGCTAAAGAGGAACCAAAAAGACACATAACTTACAGAGGAGCGGTTCACTATAGAGTAGAAACTCCAAGACCGCACGCAAGGAACGAAAGATTTTATTACACAACTGATAGAATACCTACTGTCACTGAAAACGTTATTAATGTAACTCAAGAAGGAATCGACAAACTTGTAGCATCCACGCAAGATTTGATATCTAATGAAGATTTGCTTCGTATTAATCACGCTATTGAGAAATACATTAGTGATACTAATGATGACATTATTAAACCTAAGTCAAGATTCACTGTGAGAGCGCAGCAAAATAATTTTGGAGAAAAAACTGCAGCAAGTCATGTATCAGTGCAACAGAAAGTAGAGAATATTGTTAAAGGTGATATTGAACTTTCCGACACAGACAAATCAAATAATCAAGTACTTCAGACAGATTCcggtaattataaatttgtaacaCCGATTATTGTTCAAGATTCACCATACAATAACGCTAAAGAGCAGATTGTTAATAATCTTGTTTCAACTATGGTTCCCTACATTGCAAATGGTTACGAAATTATTGGAGTTAGAGATACTTTCGAAAATACTACGTATGTTGATACTGAGGGTGCAACAGAAGAGATAGTTAAAGTAACCCCAAGACCAGTAAGTCAAAATTACTTGGCACCTATTACGGTAGCTTTGAGATTGCTTAATGCAAACGATAGCGAAGATTTGGACCCCCCAGCAGACTCAGTAGAGGATCATGAACCTTCTGACAGTGAATTGATCGCTGATACAGTAGAAGTTCCAAAGAAAGAAAAGACAATCGTCGAAATCCAAGAATCAATTCCCGTTGAAATAACTCATATAAACGATGTTGAAGTTCACGAATATTTAGATGAAGGGAGAAGCAGCAAAGGCCCTTTTGATGTGGCTCAAAGcttgtataacaaatatattgaaGCATTGAAATGGAAGAAAGCGCAGGAAGACGCTAATAATGCTgtgaataataatgattatgagAATGATAATGGCGAAAAAGATGACGACTACAAAGATTCCAAAGAAAACTTAGAAACGAGTGAAAACATGCAGACTGAAGTGGAAGTGAAACCCGCTGAAGACGCCAGCAATGAAAGAAGTGAATACGTGCAGTactataatgattataatagtgATAATCAAAAGATAATTCAACCTATCATTATTGAGAAGGAAGTACCTGTTACTAAATTCGTTGATAGATTTATTGAGAGACAGGTACCTTACCCAGAGAGGGTAGAGGTCCCAGTGCCAGTAGACAGGCCAGTTCCCGTAGCGGTTCCGGTCGAAAAAGTCGTTGAAAAACCAGTTGAAGTCACTCGTTACGTAGATAAGCCCTACCCGGTTGAAATATCAAGACCTTACCCGGTTGAGGTAAAAGTACCTTATCCGGTAGAACAGAAGATATACGTCGACAGGCCAGTACACATTCCATACCCTGTAGAGAAAGTcgtagaaaaacaaatattacaaccAGTTCCTATACCTACCCCTGTGGGTATTCCGGTCGAGATCCAAGTTCCGGTTGAGCACAAAGTGTTGTACCCGATAACAGTAGAAAAACGGGTTCCCGTGGCTGTTGAAGTTGAAAAACCCGTACCAGTGGAAAAGATTGTACACAAGGAAGTAAGAGTACCTTATCCAGTAGAAAAGAAAGTACCTTACCCAGTTCCGTATGAAACAAAAGTCCCCGTACCTTACCCGGTTGAGAAGAAAATACATGTACCAGTTGAGAAAATTGTCGAAAAACCAGTAACTGttactaaaattgttgaaaaaCCTGTGCACATAGAGGTGCCTAGACCGGTAGCCGTTCCTGTGCATGTACCCCATCCGTATCCTGTTGATAGAATTGTGGAGAAAAAAGTACCTTACCCAGTTCCGGTAGACAGAATAGTTGAAAAGAAAGTGCCAGTACAAGTTCCCTACCCCGTTGAAAAGATAGTAGAGAAAATAGTTGAGAAACCGGTTGtggtaacaaaatatattgacaaaCCATACCCGGTTGAGAGGAGAGTACCCTATCCAGTCGAAAAAGTTGTCGAGAAAAAGGTACCTTATCCAGTCCAAGTTCCGGTTGAGATCAAAGTACCTTACCCGGTTGAAAAGATTGTAGAGAAACCAGTACATATTCCGGTCCACGTGTACCATTACATGCAAGAAACAGACGAATCCAGAAACAATTACCAATATCAGAAACCAGGAGTACAGAACCAGGCAAGAGCTCAGTCTCAATTACAAGCCTTAACTCAGTACTATCAGTTATTAAAAGAAAGGCAAAAACCAAACATCCAATCAACTCATTGGGGCAACTACGCCTCAAACtttcaaaacaatacaaacaaaccTGATTTAAAAAAAGCGCAAACCTTAActaattatatcaattatttgaCAAACTCACAGTACAATCCTTACCAAAACTATGCGCAGCAAAATCAAAACCAAATTAATGagaaaaataagaattatgtaCTCGAACTTAAGTTACGAAGGACGGATAGAGTTCCGAAAATGACTAACTTAAGAATTGAGTATGGAGGATTCAAGCCTCCGTTAATACCTAGCACTGAGGTCGATTTGGACGGGATACCGATAAATAAGGAGATTTAG